In Prunus dulcis chromosome 2, ALMONDv2, whole genome shotgun sequence, a single genomic region encodes these proteins:
- the LOC117618817 gene encoding BAG family molecular chaperone regulator 6, protein MMPMYRYMDSDPYQRNQTFSFPQPHYPGLRANSPRPFEPWPYGGNYSYPISCHSCCSHNNVPGHDGFRPSHPHASMPSPVYFYGGYPLPYHEAYPVHYVPPTPHYSMEIPKYEYDKNMPPSFHCCGCPNHPRHQNIDKGVKIEEQGPVVEKKAHDSLVPVQLKNNPYPIVWIPPESKNGGEQRKLSEPETIDEKKIPCNSKPRESLKSQEGDQRHGWFPFDLNNIGSLMQGENKGQVQDHQKQMEDKNKEFPFPIFWVPSYEEIGKKDKDVNASQDQQSEDQKKQFPFPFFWLPYENKEEEEVGKEDKREMISAPKIVPMNIAEKGDVTNETGVNEEKPAGQRVVERKENTANQKSIHVKQMNQEEEENKYEDTERRGGSVPVKHVEDNVANKPSGTSVRGPSSFPKKSPELPPVCLRVDPLPKKKKANGSSRSPSPHGAKGLKQESSTDATKPSASLGLQENAQQDSKSAPKYSKEVEPSKKEKVIPVVDRNSTVDKDAMRTPQIPVSSKERISRKPTIREAGKDETRCEVNEDEGARKARDTTVDNVKEINKPTETVKSVVDGRKLEKKTMSDIEAAVRIQSAYRGFEVRRWEPLKKLKQIAEVREQVGDVRNHIASLETSDLQNYDKQKVVIGETIMRLLLKLDTIQGLLPSFRDIRRSLARELVVLQEKLDDLITKKCQDTPQEASTITRVEELSSNANNNNCMLEQKDEVKGLGEGPADGGSDSSHHATEPCQGQVLYTTDYVPALSTKEPDLSDHGELHKASKDSAQELPVASGLKSEDLGSESVTEQKNDVVNGQNNSGQISMVNTEMGNGSTGLEQCSESPSLVEDKTVCTGISSEVVNTNPQTIELEELPRGATDNGPAISEPEKDEKIEMNKNEVHQSGEVELEMSPDVTSPNAGANVTDKEAEIHEQADLPQSMIDEESPANEFKKIEEVEVVKEDDVLESGEEEHQMVLDATSQHDGTPNLDQLEPQPEGEMEEQPILQSKERVKMDSHKDEELPGDSVLTAEVELPPQEKASKDDFLPLVFESIESQPLSLPVQIETQDAVHEDGPSDVIDGDITCSSALADPGRPIEDEVPIERSTEDSKYQQAATAGEDREVEDNKVECEDYNRLASGAETAKEDLFLETQSTPVQKTELASPTKGCAVGVENERSLVEENEKLREMMQKLMEAGNEQLQVISKLTGRVKDLEKKLAKKKKVRTRRYRAASPPGTSCMKPSNDPLKEGAVGVAM, encoded by the exons TCATGCTTCAATGCCATCACCAGTATACTTTTATGGGGGTTATCCTCTTCCATATCATGAAGCCTACCCTGTCCACTATGTACCTCCTACTCCTCATTATTCTATGGAGATTCCTAAATATGAGTATGATAAGAATATGCCTCCAAGTTTTCACTGCTGTGGGTGTCCTAATCATCCTCGCCACCAGAATATCGATAAGGGTGTTAAGATTGAAGAACAAGGACCGGTTGTTGAAAAGAAGGCGCATGACTCTTTGGTTCCGGTTCAGTTGAAAAACAACCCTTACCCAATTGTGTGGATTCCACCCGAATCAAAGAATGGTGGAGAGCAAAGGAAGCTTTCTGAACCAGAGACCatagatgagaagaaaattccaTGTAATTCGAAGCCTCGTGAGAGTTTGAAGTCTCAGGAAGGAGATCAAAGGCATGGTTGGTTCCCCTTTGACTTGAACAACATTGGGTCTTTGATGCAAGGTGAAAATAAGGGGCAGGTTCAGGATCATCAGAAACAGATGGAGGATAAAAACAAGGAATTtccatttccaattttctGGGTGCCATCTTATGAAGAGATTGGAAAGAAGGATAAGGATGTGAATGCTTCTCAGGATCAGCAGAGCGAAGACCAAAAGAAGCAATTTCCATTTCCGTTCTTCTGGTTGCCTTATGAAAacaaggaggaggaggaagtaGGAAAGGAGGACAAGAGGGAAATGATTTCCGCTCCTAAGATTGTTCCAATGAACATTGCTGAGAAGGGTGATGTTACAAACGAGACTGGAGTGAATGAAGAAAAACCTGCTGGTCAGAGGGTTGTTGAGAGAAAGGAAAATACTGCTAATCAGAAAAGCATACATGTGAAGCAAATGAAtcaagaggaggaggagaacaAATATGAAGACACTgagagaagaggaggaagTGTCCCTGTGAAACATGTAGAAGACAATGTAGCTAACAAACCTTCTGGTACCAGTGTCAGAGGACCATCCTCTTTCCCAAAAAAGTCACCTGAGCTGCCTCCTGTTTGCCTCAGAGTTGATCCTTTGcctaagaagaagaaggcaaaTGGGAGTTCGCGATCTCCTAGTCCTCATGGTGCAAAAGGACTCAAGCAAGAGAGTTCAACTGATGCTACCAAACCCTCTGCTTCTTTGGGCTTGCAAGAGAACGCACAACAAGATTCAAAATCTGCTCCAAAGTACAGCAAGGAGGTGGAGCCTTCCAAAAAGGAGAAGGTTATTCCGGTGGTGGATAGGAACAGCACTGTAGACAAGGATGCGATGCGTACACCCCAGATTCCCGTTAGCTCCAAAGAGCGGATATCCAGGAAGCCAACCATTCGGGAAGCTGGGAAAGATGAAACTAGATGTGAGGTCAATGAGGATGAAGGAGCAAGAAAGGCACGAGATACAACAGTTGACAATGTGAAAGAGATAAATAAGCCCACAGAGACGGTCAAATCAGTCGTTGATGGAAGGAAACTTGAGAAAAAGACCATGTCAGATATAGAAGCTGCTGTGCGTATTCAATCTGCCTACCGTGGGTTCGAGGTTAGGAGGTGGGAACCATTGAAGAAACTGAAGCAAATAGCTGAAGTGCGTGAGCAGGTGGGTGATGTTCGGAATCATATTGCATCTTTGGAGACTTCTGATCTCCAGAACTATGACAAGCAAAAGGTGGTAATTGGGGAAACCATCATGAGACTTCTTCTCAAATTGGATACTATTCAG GGTTTGCTCCCAAGCTTCAGAGACATTAGAAGATCCTTGGCAAGGGAGCTTGTAGTTTTGCAGGAAAAGCTTGATGATCTAATCACTAAGAAATGTCAAGATACACCACAGGAGGCATCCACTATTACACGTGTGGAAGAGCTCAGTTCCAATGCCAACAACAATAACTGCATGCTAGAGCAAAAAGATGAAGTGAAAGGACTTGGTGAAGGACCGGCTGATGGTGGTAGTGATAGCAGTCACCATGCGACAGAGCCTTGTCAAGGGCAAGTGCTTTACACTACCGATTATGTGCCTGCTTTGAGCACCAAGGAGCCAGACCTCTCTGACCATGGAGAGCTGCACAAAGCATCGAAGGATAGTGCTCAAGAACTGCCAGTGGCAAGTGGTCTAAAATCTGAAGATCTTGGTTCGGAGTCTGTTACGGAACAGAAGAATGATGTGGTTAATGGACAAAATAATTCTGGACAAATCAGTATGGTAAACACAGAAATGGGCAATGGTTCCACTGGGCTCGAGCAATGTAGTGAATCTCCATCTCTTGTAGAAGACAAGACAGTTTGTACAGGTATCTCTTCTGAAGTTGTTAATACGAATCCACAGACAATAGAGCTTGAAGAGTTGCCTCGAGGAGCAACTGATAATGGGCCTGCCATTTCAGAGCCTGAGAAGgatgaaaaaatagaaatgaaCAAGAACGAAGTCCACCAAAGTGGTGAAGTGGAATTAGAAATGTCACCAGATGTAACTTCACCCAATGCTGGTGCTAATGTGACTGATAAGGAAGCAGAGATTCATGAGCAAGCAGATTTGCCACAGAGCATGATCGATGAGGAGAGTCCGGCTAATGAGTTTAAGAAGATCGAAGAAGTCGAGGTAGTGAAGGAGGATGATGTCTTAGAAAGTGGAGAAGAAGAGCATCAAATGGTACTTGATGCCACTTCACAGCATGATGGGACTCCAAATTTGGATCAATTAGAGCCACAGCCAGAGGGAGAAATGGAGGAGCAGCCTATTCTCCAATCGAAGGAGCGGGTAAAGATGGATTCTCACAAGGATGAGGAACTCCCTGGAGATTCAGTGCTTACGGCAGAGGTGGAGCTCCCGCCACAAGAAAAAGCCAGCAAAGATGATTTTCTCCCGCTGGTCTTTGAGTCGATTGAATCCCAACCATTGAGCTTACCTGTTCAGATCGAAACTCAGGATGCCGTGCATGAAGATGGACCTTCAGATGTAATCGACGGTGATATTACTTGCTCCTCTGCATTGGCTGATCCGGGGAGGCCTATTGAGGATGAAGTGCCAATTGAGAGAAGTACAGAAGACTCAAAATACCAGCAAGCAGCAACCGCCGGAGAGGACAGAGAGGTGGAGGATAACAAAGTTGAATGCGAGGACTACAATAGACTGGCAAGTGGTGCTGAAACTGCCAAAGAGGATCTCTTCCTTGAGACACAATCTACTCCAGTGCAGAAGACTGAATTGGCATCCCCCACCAAGGGATGTGCCGTGGGagttgaaaatgaaagaagcCTAGTTGAAGAGAATGAGAAACTCAGGGAAATGATGCAAAAATTGATGGAAGCAGGAAACGAACAGCTGCAAGTTATATCTAAACTGACCGGAAGAGTGAAAGACTTGGAGAAAAAGCTGgctaagaagaagaaagtaaGGACAAGGAGGTATAGAGCAGCATCACCTCCTGGAACTTCTTGCATGAAACCATCAAACGATCCGTTGAAGGAGGGGGCCGTTGGTGTTGCAATGTGA
- the LOC117618775 gene encoding uncharacterized protein LOC117618775, whose product MMKKENGDHEGTMRVLEIHLISAQGLKAPTGTLRRMQTYALAWVDSAHKLRSRVDKIGASNPTWNDRFLFKVPPGFLSSETSAVSVQIYTVGTFRDHLVGSVRFLINNFLDVHSKMPSFTAVQIRRPSGRFYGVLNVGAMVIDGSDLAPAVNEMSAIGYRDLMGKGESFGRRRRHGDSMRIKSKDYSGDSKENSCAESTENSDAGESVASSPATPLPPLKELNGVGDLAGTTTKVLRAAPSDGSRFLCCLLTQRKIQYTPTDQNPDGAHSRER is encoded by the coding sequence atgatgaagaaagaaaacggAGATCACGAGGGCACGATGCGCGTGCTTGAGATCCACCTCATCTCCGCCCAGGGCCTCAAAGCCCCCACCGGTACCTTGCGCCGCATGCAGACCTACGCACTTGCCTGGGTCGACTCGGCCCACAAGCTCCGATCCCGAGTCGACAAGATCGGAGCCTCGAACCCAACCTGGAACGACCGGTTCCTCTTCAAGGTTCCGCCGGGCTTCCTCTCCAGCGAGACCTCCGCCGTCTCCGTCCAAATCTATACCGTCGGTACCTTCCGCGATCACCTCGTCGGCTCCGTCCGATTTCTGATCAACAATTTTCTTGACGTCCACTCCAAGATGCCGTCGTTTACCGCGGTCCAGATCCGGCGACCTTCTGGAAGGTTCTACGGCGTGTTGAATGTTGGAGCGATGGTGATCGACGGCTCTGATCTGGCTCCGGCGGTGAATGAGATGTCGGCGATCGGATACCGCGATCTGATGGGGAAGGGAGAGAGCTTCGGGCGCAGGCGCAGGCACGGCGACAGCATGAGGATCAAGTCGAAGGATTACTCTGGCGACTCAAAGGAGAATTCTTGTGCCGAGTCAACGGAGAACTCGGACGCAGGCGAGTCGGTGGCGTCATCTCCGGCGACGCCATTGCCGCCTCTGAAGGAGCTGAACGGGGTAGGAGATTTGGCGGGAACAACCACCAAGGTGTTGAGGGCTGCTCCATCGGACGGCTCTCGTTTCTTGTGCTGCTTGCTGACACAGAGGAAGATTCAATACACTCCGACGGATCAGAACCCGGATGGGGCCCACAGCAGagaaaggtaa